In a single window of the Arthrobacter sp. StoSoilA2 genome:
- a CDS encoding CoA transferase has translation MIDTGPQRPPAGALAGIIVADFSRVLAAPYATMLFGDLGADVIKIERPGSGDDTRHWGPPFTDDHEATYFLSVNRNKRSFTADMSAAADHEDLVELIRRADVLIENFRPGTMARYGLSYHQMAEINPRLVYCSITGFGSHDAAADLPGYDLLVQAVGGLMSVTGPAPGEPVKAGVALVDVLTGLHAAIGVLAALRARETTGRGQLVEVNLLGTLLSSMVNQSVGYTAAGSVPGILGNRHPSIAPYQLFPASDRSVVIAVGNDRQFTQLCTALGVPQAANDPRFATNAARVAHIDELDSIITERTTGETADHWYRLLSAHGIPCGPVNNIAEAFAMAGELGLSPRVSVGAGHDNTDRDGVSQDSVDLAANPITLSDTPVSYRRRPPRLGQHADEVRAWLNSLPVTDSPQLHSKNTNDQPMGAHP, from the coding sequence ATGATTGACACCGGTCCGCAACGCCCGCCTGCCGGCGCGCTGGCGGGGATCATCGTCGCAGATTTCAGCAGGGTGCTGGCGGCGCCGTACGCGACGATGCTGTTCGGTGACCTTGGCGCCGACGTCATAAAGATCGAGCGTCCCGGTTCGGGTGACGATACCCGGCACTGGGGTCCGCCGTTTACCGATGATCATGAGGCGACGTACTTCCTGTCGGTCAACCGCAACAAGCGCTCCTTTACCGCAGACATGTCAGCGGCGGCCGACCATGAGGACCTGGTCGAACTGATTCGGCGCGCCGACGTACTGATCGAAAACTTCCGGCCGGGCACGATGGCAAGGTACGGGCTGTCCTACCACCAGATGGCAGAGATTAACCCACGGCTGGTGTACTGCTCCATCACAGGGTTCGGCTCCCACGACGCCGCGGCGGACCTGCCGGGCTACGACCTGCTGGTGCAGGCCGTCGGAGGATTGATGAGCGTCACAGGGCCCGCACCTGGTGAGCCGGTCAAGGCCGGCGTCGCCCTGGTCGACGTGCTGACGGGGCTCCATGCCGCGATCGGTGTGCTGGCCGCCCTGCGGGCGCGGGAGACAACAGGACGGGGCCAGCTTGTTGAGGTGAATCTGCTAGGCACTTTGCTGTCCAGCATGGTCAACCAGAGCGTGGGCTACACCGCCGCGGGCTCGGTTCCGGGCATCCTGGGCAACCGGCACCCGTCGATCGCGCCGTACCAGCTGTTTCCCGCTTCGGACAGGTCAGTGGTCATCGCTGTTGGCAACGACCGGCAGTTCACCCAGCTCTGCACCGCACTTGGCGTTCCACAGGCAGCAAACGATCCACGTTTCGCTACCAACGCTGCCCGCGTCGCCCACATCGATGAGCTCGACAGCATCATCACGGAACGGACAACCGGCGAAACCGCCGATCACTGGTACAGGTTGCTGTCAGCGCATGGGATTCCCTGCGGGCCGGTCAACAACATCGCCGAAGCCTTTGCCATGGCCGGCGAACTTGGTCTCAGCCCCCGCGTAAGCGTTGGAGCCGGCCACGACAACACCGACCGAGATGGCGTGAGCCAGGACAGCGTAGACCTGGCCGCCAATCCGATCACTTTATCCGACACCCCAGTGTCCTACCGCCGGCGGCCACCCCGGCTTGGGCAGCACGCCGACGAAGTCCGTGCCTGGCTCAACAGCCTGCCAGTCACAGATTCCCCACAACTCCACAGCAAGAACACCAACGACCAGCCAATGGGAGCACACCCGTGA
- a CDS encoding acyl-CoA dehydrogenase family protein: MIDLATDYLDIDSLLSQQELDLRSQVRQFVDDRIRPNINAWYEDAVFPQDLVKEMGSLGLLGMHLNGYGCGGRSAVEYGIAAMELEAGDSGIRTFVSVQGSLAMSAIAKFGSEEQKRQWLPGMAAGELIGCFGLTEPTAGSDPASMVTRAERVGHGWVLNGAKRWIGLASIADVAVVWAATDDGIRGFVVPTDTEGFMATPIPDKLSMRASIQCDITMENVQLPATAVLPEVTGLRGPFSCLNEARYGILWGAMGAARDAYQTVLAYANQRTQFGKPLAAFQLTQQKLVDMVLEIQKGTLVALQTGRLKDSGRLRPEQISFGKLNNVRQAIEICRSARTILGGNGITLEYSPLRHANNLESVRTYEGTDEIHTLIMGRVITGIPSFS, encoded by the coding sequence GTGATCGACCTCGCCACCGACTACCTTGACATCGACTCACTGCTCAGCCAACAGGAGCTCGACCTGCGCAGCCAGGTCCGCCAGTTCGTCGATGACCGCATTCGGCCCAACATCAACGCCTGGTACGAGGACGCGGTTTTCCCTCAGGACCTTGTCAAAGAGATGGGAAGCCTGGGCCTGCTCGGCATGCACCTGAACGGCTACGGCTGCGGCGGCCGCAGCGCCGTCGAATACGGAATAGCCGCTATGGAACTTGAAGCCGGCGATTCAGGCATCCGAACTTTTGTCTCCGTGCAGGGTTCCCTGGCTATGAGCGCCATAGCCAAGTTCGGGTCAGAGGAGCAAAAGCGCCAATGGCTCCCAGGCATGGCTGCAGGTGAGCTCATCGGCTGCTTCGGCCTCACCGAACCAACTGCGGGCAGTGATCCCGCCAGCATGGTCACCCGGGCGGAACGTGTTGGGCACGGCTGGGTGCTGAATGGGGCCAAGCGCTGGATAGGCCTTGCCTCCATCGCGGATGTGGCCGTCGTCTGGGCAGCTACCGACGACGGCATCCGCGGCTTCGTCGTCCCGACGGACACCGAGGGCTTCATGGCCACCCCGATCCCGGACAAGCTGTCCATGCGGGCCTCAATCCAGTGCGACATCACCATGGAGAACGTCCAGTTGCCCGCCACTGCCGTACTCCCCGAAGTCACTGGTCTCCGGGGCCCCTTCTCCTGCCTCAATGAAGCCCGGTACGGCATCCTGTGGGGCGCCATGGGCGCCGCCCGCGATGCGTACCAAACCGTCTTGGCTTATGCCAACCAGCGGACCCAGTTTGGCAAGCCGCTCGCTGCGTTCCAGCTCACGCAGCAGAAGCTGGTGGACATGGTGCTGGAGATCCAAAAGGGGACACTGGTGGCCCTCCAGACCGGGCGCCTGAAGGACTCCGGACGGCTGCGTCCCGAGCAAATCTCCTTCGGGAAGCTCAACAATGTCCGGCAGGCAATTGAGATCTGCCGCTCCGCGCGCACCATCCTCGGCGGAAACGGGATAACGCTCGAATACTCGCCGCTGCGGCACGCAAACAATCTTGAAAGTGTGCGGACCTACGAGGGCACGGACGAGATCCACACCCTGATCATGGGCCGTGTCATCACCGGCATTCCAAGCTTCTCCTAG